A single region of the Salinibacter sp. 10B genome encodes:
- a CDS encoding nucleotidyltransferase domain-containing protein, with product RVGLFGSFQRDEPSAESDVDLLVEFVQGEKSFDNFMAVSFLLEEEFERPVELVTPEALSPHIGPHILQNVEYVEVGD from the coding sequence GCGCGTTGGCTTGTTTGGATCGTTTCAACGAGACGAGCCCAGTGCTGAGAGTGATGTCGATCTCCTAGTCGAGTTTGTACAGGGAGAAAAGTCGTTCGACAACTTTATGGCCGTCTCTTTTCTTCTGGAAGAAGAGTTTGAACGTCCAGTCGAGTTGGTGACGCCCGAGGCACTCAGTCCTCACATCGGTCCACACATCCTGCAGAACGTCGAATATGTCGAGGTCGGAGACTGA